A single window of Polaribacter sp. SA4-10 DNA harbors:
- the rpsF gene encoding 30S ribosomal protein S6 has protein sequence MNHYETVFILNPVLSDTQVKETVQKFEDYLVSRGAEMISKEDWGLKKLAYPIQKKKSGFYHLLEYKVSGQEITAFELEFRRDDSVMRYLSVRLDKHAAAWAEKRSERVKSTKK, from the coding sequence ATGAATCATTACGAAACTGTTTTCATTTTGAATCCCGTTTTATCTGATACTCAGGTAAAGGAAACAGTACAAAAGTTTGAGGACTATTTGGTTTCTAGAGGTGCCGAAATGATTTCTAAAGAAGATTGGGGCTTAAAAAAATTAGCTTATCCAATACAAAAAAAGAAAAGTGGTTTTTATCACTTATTAGAGTACAAAGTTTCTGGACAAGAAATTACAGCATTTGAATTAGAATTTAGAAGAGATGATAGCGTTATGCGTTATCTTTCTGTAAGACTAGATAAACATGCTGCAGCTTGGGCAGAAAAAAGAAGTGAACGTGTTAAATCTACTAAAAAATAA